Below is a window of Acidobacteriota bacterium DNA.
TTTGGAAAACTGAGCCTCGATGGCTTCGAGTTCGGTTTGGGCTTCGGCAGTTTTTGGGGCGGGAGTTGAACGTTTGGAAGGCGTGAGTTCCGTCCCATTTTTCGGACGCGGCGCAACCGGCGGCTTTTGGGAAGCTGGTTTCTGTGCCCACACCGGATTAACCGTCACAACCAGAAAGCAGGCAAACCCAACCAGTATTCGCCGAATTGTTCGCCAGAGACGGCTGAACTGAAAAAGACCAGAGGAGTGCAAAGGACGACGTGACATCACAGAAAAACAACTTCTTTCAGCAGAATAAATCGTCTGCCACCCGCCGCACGATTGACTCATCCTCAAGCTCGGAAAGCAAGGTGCGAAATGACTTGCCCAGCCCTGGGTGAATCGCATCCGGGCACAGATCACACAGCGGTTCCAGAACAAACCGCCGCAGGTGCAAACGTGGGTGCGGCAGTGTCAACCAGACACCGTCGCGGTGTTCGTCACATGTAACATAGTGCTGGGCATTTCGACAAAGCAGCAAATCAAGGTCGAGCGTCCGCGCGCCCTTGGGAACGGTGCGAACCCGGCCAAATTCAGTTTCCAGTGCCAGGCAGTCAGCCAGAAAACCAAAGGGTGAAACTGGCTCAGAAAAAGTCAATTCCACCACCGTGTTCAAGAACCAGGGTTGATCAAGGTAGTCAACCGGCTCCGTTTCATACCATCCAGCCACCCGGCCAGCGACTCCTGGGCGGGCACACAACCGCTCAATCGCCGCCTGAAGCAACATTATTCGATCACCCAAATTTGACCCAAGTCCAAGGAAGATGATTTGCATAAGAAACAAGGTAAGCGAGTAGCAAATGGTGAGAGACCTAAATATTGACCTCTTCTCCAGTTTTGGTCACAAATGCGGTTGGTTGAGACCAAATGAAAGGACATAAAGGACATAAAGGACGAAAAGGACCAGATGGAAGTCAGTTTTGTTCTCACGAAGGCTCAATTTCGGTGAATTTCGATTCCGCTCAATGACCTGGCCGCTGTCTGGTCACGAGGTGTGTCTCGACCTGGCCGATACTGATCTTTCAACAAAGTGGTGTTATTTTGGGCGAAATTGAGGCCACTCTCAATTCTTCATTCTCAATTCTTCATTCTTCATTCTAAGTTGGTATTAGTGCTCAACCTCCAATCGTTCCAGACTTTCAACGGCATAGACGAGTGTTCCCCAACTAACCACGCCAGTGAGAATCAGGCAACATCCCCATCCAAGCACATTCAACCAGATTTCAAATTGGGGGAAAGCCTGCCCCAGCGCGGCAAATCCCATCACGGCAGCAAAGGCAAATCCAATGTAGGTCAAAAGAAGGAGCGGGGTTAAGCATCCGGCTTTCACCGTGGCCTGCTGCTGTGGATTTTCCCAGTCCAGTTTTGGGAAGATGGCATGCAAACCAATCACGATGCTGGTGGCGCCAATCCCAATCACGTAAATCAATCCAAGCGAAGTCAGGACCTCGGTCAAACTCCCTTGGCGCAGGGCCGAAAACAAAAGGATAAAAAATGTTCCAATCACCGGGTATGGCAGATAAGCCAGGAGGAATTTCCCAAACAGCACCTGCCAGGCTGAGAGTGGTGCCACTTTGAGTTGCCAATACCCTTTGCCTTCGCGATTGACTCCGGGTCCGAGGGCACCGGAAAGCGAGCTACACAGAAAGAAGGTAATTCCGGTTGTGCCAATCCGCTGAAAAACTCGGGCGAGGTCACCCCGATGATCACTTACGCCAAAATCTCCGGTCACAAGCTGGTACATCCAAAAAAGTGCCAGCAGGAGCGGAATAATCAGATTCTGCAAATTGCGGAAATCACGAATAATCAGCCGCAGGTCTTTATATACAATCGCTCGTGAACCGGCTGGAATGATCCGAAGGATCACATTTTTCAGCCGGATTGGGAAAGTTTCGTGGGTCTCAAGTCGTAACTGGTCAGAGGTAACCAGCTTTGCTGGTCGGCGGCGCCCGCCAACCGCAATGTTTGACCAACCGGTGTAATACAACCGTTCCGTCACCCACAAACACACCAGAAAAACACCCGCCGACACGCCAAAAAAGAGCCCTCCATACAAAATCAGGGCGACCGGGTGATGGTTCCCTGCCGCAACCAGCGTCCGGCCAGCCCAGCTCGACGGGAGCATCCACGAATCCAGCCAGTTGATCGCAGCCAGTGCCTGTTGGGCGCGTTGTGGGCCAATTGCCCGAGGCGCAAGCTGCGACAGCATAAAGATGACAATCCCGATGAACCCGCCAATGGCTGCCACCAGTTCCTGTACCCGATGGGCTGGAATGACACGGACAATCCCCATGACACCAATGGCCCCCAGACCAGCCGGCAGCAGCGGAATGGAATACACCACCAGTGGAGTCACCACAAAATAGAGCCAGCCAAAGTCCATTCCAACGCCATATCCCCAGGCCAGCGGCAGCAGAAAAATGGTCAATAACAGATATGACATCTGTAACCCGCTGAAAAACTTGATCACAAACACCGCTCGCATCGGGACGGGAGCCACCAGCAGCATCTCCATATCCCCTGACAGGTACAGGGCCGAAAGAATGCTGACCACACTGGTTAAGAGCAACAAGACCAGCACAAAAAAGAAGATCCCGCTCGGGAGCGCCTCCAATGCCATCAAAATATCAAGACTTGTGATGGGTTGAAGTTCG
It encodes the following:
- the folK gene encoding 2-amino-4-hydroxy-6-hydroxymethyldihydropteridine diphosphokinase — translated: MQIIFLGLGSNLGDRIMLLQAAIERLCARPGVAGRVAGWYETEPVDYLDQPWFLNTVVELTFSEPVSPFGFLADCLALETEFGRVRTVPKGARTLDLDLLLCRNAQHYVTCDEHRDGVWLTLPHPRLHLRRFVLEPLCDLCPDAIHPGLGKSFRTLLSELEDESIVRRVADDLFC